A genomic window from Helicobacter pylori includes:
- a CDS encoding YkgB family protein has product MQALKSLLEVITKLQNLGGYLMHIAIFIIFIWIGGLKFVPYEAEGIAPFVANSPFFSFMYKFEKPAYKQHKMSESQSMQEEMQDDPKIVENKEWHKENRTYLVAEALGVTIMILGILVLLGLWMPLMGVIGGLLVAGMTITTLSFLFTTPEVFVNQHFPWLSGAGRLVVKDLALFAGGLFVAGFDARRYLEGKGFCLMNRSSVGIKTKCSSGCCS; this is encoded by the coding sequence ATGCAAGCGTTAAAATCATTGCTTGAAGTAATTACAAAACTCCAGAATTTAGGCGGCTATTTGATGCATATAGCTATTTTCATTATTTTTATTTGGATCGGAGGGCTTAAGTTTGTGCCTTATGAAGCCGAAGGGATCGCTCCTTTTGTGGCCAACTCCCCTTTCTTTTCTTTCATGTATAAATTTGAAAAACCTGCATACAAACAACACAAAATGTCTGAATCCCAGTCCATGCAAGAAGAAATGCAAGATGATCCTAAAATCGTTGAAAACAAAGAATGGCATAAAGAAAACCGCACTTATTTAGTGGCTGAAGCTTTAGGGGTTACGATTATGATCTTAGGTATTTTGGTGCTTTTAGGGCTTTGGATGCCTTTAATGGGTGTGATTGGAGGCTTGCTTGTCGCCGGAATGACTATCACTACCCTATCCTTTTTATTCACAACGCCAGAAGTTTTTGTCAATCAGCATTTCCCATGGCTATCTGGGGCAGGAAGGTTAGTGGTTAAAGACTTGGCGTTATTTGCCGGAGGCTTATTTGTGGCTGGGTTTGATGCGAGACGCTATTTAGAAGGGAAAGGGTTTTGTTTGATGAATCGCTCATCAGTAGGGATTAAAACTAAATGCTCTAGTGGGTGTTGCTCTTAG
- the dapF gene encoding diaminopimelate epimerase, protein MVFYKYSGSGNDFLITQSFKKKDFSNLAKQVCHRHEGFGADGLVVVLPSKDYDYEWDFYNSDGSQAGMCGNASRCVGLFAYQHAIAPKEHVFLAGKREISIRIEEPNTIESNLGNYKILDTIPALRCKKFFTNDSVLASIPTFYLIDTGVPHLVGFVKNKGLLNSLDTLELRALRHAFNANVNIAFIENQKTIFLQTYERGVEDFTLACGTGMAAVFIAACVFYDTPQNATLIPKSNEFLELSLKNDEIFYKGAVRYIGMSVSGMGVFENGYF, encoded by the coding sequence ATGGTGTTTTACAAATATTCAGGGAGCGGGAATGATTTTTTAATCACCCAAAGCTTCAAAAAAAAAGATTTTTCCAATTTAGCCAAACAGGTGTGCCACAGGCATGAAGGTTTTGGCGCTGATGGGCTTGTAGTCGTCTTACCGAGCAAGGATTATGACTATGAATGGGATTTTTACAATTCAGACGGCTCTCAAGCTGGCATGTGCGGGAATGCGAGCCGTTGCGTGGGGTTGTTTGCTTACCAACATGCTATAGCCCCTAAAGAGCATGTTTTTTTGGCCGGAAAAAGAGAGATTTCTATCCGCATAGAAGAGCCAAATACCATAGAGAGCAATCTTGGTAACTACAAAATCCTAGACACCATACCCGCTTTAAGATGCAAAAAATTTTTTACCAATGACAGCGTTTTAGCAAGTATCCCCACTTTCTACCTTATAGATACAGGCGTGCCGCATTTAGTGGGATTTGTGAAAAATAAAGGGTTATTAAATTCGCTTGACACGCTAGAATTAAGGGCTTTAAGGCATGCGTTTAACGCTAATGTTAATATCGCTTTTATAGAAAATCAAAAGACGATTTTTTTACAAACTTATGAAAGAGGGGTTGAAGATTTCACCCTAGCTTGCGGGACAGGCATGGCGGCGGTTTTTATCGCTGCATGCGTTTTTTATGACACGCCCCAAAACGCCACCCTTATCCCTAAAAGCAACGAATTTTTAGAGCTTTCGTTAAAAAATGATGAAATTTTTTATAAAGGCGCGGTGCGTTATATTGGCATGAGCGTTTCGGGCATGGGTGTTTTTGAGAATGGGTATTTTTAA
- a CDS encoding AI-2E family transporter: MKAQYFFWILFLIGFYWMLYLYQDFLMDALIAGLLCVGLFQVKVFLNKRFSHVKYFYIDRFSNVFSSFLCVLVLASVLIVPLYFIVYKGSNVIFEINFEKLSALIKWLKHTITENLLHFPTIHDEVSKFLANFSAASITGYLLKISSYVGKYGFKLITDALFILGLLFFFFYYGERFYCYFLGVLPLENNQSKKVFEEVAGILRIVLLTSLITVILEGVAFGVMIVWFGHDGWSLGILYGLASLVPAVGGALIWIPIAIYELYHGNVNGTIFIVLYSILLIGVLIDSVIKPFLIVFIKKRIFKTTLKINEMLIFFSMIAGISQFGFWGIIVGPTITAFFIALLRLYENYFIQKEQETCEC, encoded by the coding sequence ATGAAAGCTCAGTATTTTTTTTGGATTCTTTTTTTAATTGGTTTTTATTGGATGCTCTATTTGTATCAAGATTTTTTAATGGATGCACTGATTGCTGGGCTTTTGTGCGTGGGGCTTTTCCAAGTGAAAGTTTTTTTGAATAAGCGTTTTTCTCATGTTAAGTATTTTTATATTGATCGTTTTTCTAATGTTTTCAGTTCGTTTTTATGCGTTTTGGTTTTAGCGAGCGTGTTGATTGTGCCGTTGTATTTTATTGTTTATAAGGGTTCTAACGTTATTTTTGAAATCAATTTTGAAAAACTTTCCGCCTTAATCAAATGGCTTAAACACACGATTACCGAAAATTTATTGCATTTTCCTACCATTCATGATGAAGTGAGCAAGTTTTTAGCAAATTTTAGCGCCGCCTCCATTACGGGCTATCTATTGAAAATAAGCAGCTATGTGGGGAAATACGGCTTCAAACTCATTACAGACGCTTTGTTTATCTTGGGGTTGTTGTTTTTCTTTTTCTATTATGGGGAGAGGTTTTATTGTTATTTTTTAGGGGTCTTACCTCTTGAAAACAATCAAAGCAAAAAGGTTTTTGAAGAAGTGGCTGGGATTTTACGCATCGTGCTTTTAACTTCCCTGATCACGGTTATTTTAGAGGGTGTAGCGTTTGGGGTGATGATTGTATGGTTTGGGCATGATGGGTGGTCTTTAGGGATTTTATACGGATTAGCATCTTTAGTGCCGGCTGTTGGGGGGGCCTTGATTTGGATCCCTATCGCTATTTATGAGCTTTACCATGGGAATGTGAATGGGACTATTTTTATTGTTTTGTATTCCATTTTATTAATTGGTGTATTGATTGATAGCGTGATCAAGCCGTTTTTAATTGTCTTTATCAAAAAAAGAATCTTTAAAACCACCCTTAAAATCAATGAAATGCTGATTTTCTTTTCTATGATTGCTGGGATTTCACAATTTGGTTTCTGGGGGATTATTGTAGGGCCTACTATTACGGCGTTTTTTATTGCACTATTGCGTTTGTATGAGAATTATTTTATTCAAAAAGAGCAAGAAACATGCGAATGCTGA
- a CDS encoding radical SAM/SPASM domain-containing protein has translation MIQEKKPFKKIYVELSDICGLQCGFCPNPKNIRGVMSLELFEKVCKEAAPLTPIITLHVLGDPCKLKNLNLYLSTAKRFSLKVDLVTSGVYLHDFETLLQDVIYQISISLDAGLDDHNKLNQHRYIQKILEFCHYKFEKNSEVFLNLRIQDSTLEKHQDAIKPFLETFEVISLEALKSQDRARLFKKSFLNIQKTFKWPSLNAPNPLNQEPKIPYCYGLIKQIAILSDGVVVPCCMDTQASINLGNLNHAPLKDILKSQKATAIKTHFLKGEALEPLCKNCSYPLIRCEK, from the coding sequence TTGATACAAGAAAAAAAGCCTTTTAAAAAAATCTATGTAGAGTTGAGCGATATTTGCGGGTTGCAATGTGGTTTTTGCCCTAACCCCAAAAATATAAGGGGCGTGATGTCTTTAGAATTGTTTGAAAAGGTTTGCAAAGAAGCCGCCCCCCTAACTCCTATTATCACCTTGCATGTCTTAGGCGATCCTTGCAAGCTCAAAAATTTAAATCTCTATTTAAGCACCGCCAAACGCTTTTCTTTAAAAGTGGATTTAGTAACCAGTGGGGTGTATTTGCATGACTTTGAAACGCTTTTGCAAGATGTAATCTATCAAATTTCTATTTCTTTAGACGCAGGGCTAGACGATCACAACAAGCTCAACCAACACCGCTATATCCAAAAAATTTTAGAATTTTGCCATTACAAATTTGAAAAAAATAGCGAAGTGTTTTTGAATTTACGCATTCAAGATAGCACTCTTGAAAAACACCAAGATGCGATTAAACCTTTTTTGGAAACATTTGAGGTTATTTCTTTGGAAGCGTTAAAATCACAAGACCGCGCTCGTTTGTTTAAAAAAAGTTTTTTGAATATTCAAAAAACCTTTAAATGGCCGAGTTTGAACGCCCCAAACCCTTTAAACCAGGAGCCAAAAATCCCCTATTGTTATGGCTTAATCAAACAAATCGCTATTTTATCTGATGGCGTTGTCGTGCCGTGTTGCATGGACACACAAGCGAGTATTAACCTTGGCAACTTAAACCATGCACCTTTAAAAGATATTTTAAAGAGCCAAAAAGCTACCGCTATCAAAACCCATTTTTTAAAGGGCGAAGCGCTAGAGCCATTGTGTAAAAACTGCTCATACCCGTTAATCCGCTGTGAAAAATAA
- the ychF gene encoding redox-regulated ATPase YchF has product MGLSVGIVGLPNVGKSSTFNALTKTQNAESANYPFCTIEPNKAIVNVPDKRLNALAQIVKPERILHSVVEFVDIAGLIKGASKGEGLGNQFLANIKECEVILQVVRCFEDDNITHVNDKIDPLNDIETIELELILADLATLDKRIERLQKALKSSKDAKNLLECALSLKTHLEELKPAKTFPLNTSEAFLELDKELRFLSHKKMIYIANVSEEDLSDLNEHAKKVKNHAKEQNSEFVALCAKLEEEMVSMNENEVKEFLQSLGVEESGLEKTIRLSFKELGLINYFTAGIKEVRSWTIKKGSSAPVAAGVIHKDFEKGFIRAETISYDDFIAYKGEAGAKEKGALRIEGKDYIVQDGDVLHFRFNV; this is encoded by the coding sequence ATGGGCTTGTCTGTAGGCATTGTGGGTTTGCCTAATGTAGGCAAATCCAGCACCTTTAACGCGCTCACTAAAACCCAAAACGCAGAGAGTGCGAACTACCCTTTTTGCACCATTGAGCCTAATAAAGCCATTGTGAATGTGCCAGACAAGCGCCTTAATGCGTTGGCTCAAATCGTAAAACCTGAACGCATCTTGCATTCTGTGGTGGAATTTGTGGATATTGCTGGGTTGATTAAGGGAGCGAGCAAAGGGGAGGGTTTGGGCAATCAATTTTTAGCCAATATCAAGGAATGCGAAGTGATCTTGCAAGTGGTGCGCTGTTTTGAAGATGACAATATCACGCATGTGAATGATAAAATTGACCCCCTAAATGATATAGAAACCATTGAATTGGAGTTGATTTTAGCGGATCTTGCCACTTTAGACAAAAGGATCGAACGCTTGCAAAAAGCCTTAAAAAGCTCAAAAGACGCTAAAAATCTTTTGGAATGCGCTTTGAGTTTAAAAACCCATTTAGAAGAATTAAAGCCGGCGAAAACTTTTCCCTTGAATACAAGCGAGGCTTTTTTAGAGTTGGACAAAGAATTGCGTTTTTTATCCCATAAAAAAATGATCTATATCGCTAATGTGAGCGAAGAAGATTTAAGCGATCTCAATGAGCATGCAAAAAAAGTCAAAAACCATGCGAAAGAGCAAAATAGCGAGTTTGTTGCCTTGTGCGCTAAATTAGAAGAAGAAATGGTTTCTATGAATGAAAATGAAGTCAAGGAATTTTTACAAAGTTTGGGCGTAGAAGAAAGTGGGCTAGAAAAGACCATTCGTTTGAGTTTTAAGGAATTGGGCTTGATCAATTATTTTACCGCCGGAATCAAAGAAGTGCGTTCATGGACGATCAAAAAAGGCTCTAGTGCGCCTGTGGCTGCTGGGGTGATTCACAAGGATTTTGAAAAAGGCTTTATTAGAGCTGAAACTATTAGCTATGATGATTTTATCGCTTATAAGGGCGAAGCTGGGGCGAAAGAAAAGGGAGCGTTACGCATTGAAGGTAAGGATTATATCGTTCAAGATGGCGATGTGTTGCATTTTCGCTTTAATGTTTAA
- a CDS encoding leucyl aminopeptidase, with amino-acid sequence MLKIKLEKNAFENAKAECSLVFIVNKDFNHAWVKNKKLLETFKYEGEGSFLDQENKILYVGVKEDDVHLLREGACLAVRTLKKLAFKSVKVGVYTCDTHSKDNALLENLKALFLGLKLGMYEYDTFKSNKKESVLKEVIVALELHKPCEKTCANSLEKSAKEALKYADIMTESLTVVRDLVNTPPMIGTPVYMAEVAQKVAKESNLEIHVYDEKFLEEKKMNAFLAVNKASLGVNPPRLIHLVYKPKKAKKKIALVGKGLTYDCGGLSLKPADYMVTMKADKGGGSAVIGLLNALSKLSVEAEVHGIIGATENMIGPAAYKPDDILISKEGKSIEVRNTDAEGRLVLADCLSYAQDLNPDVIVDFATLTGACVVGLGEFTSAIMGHNEELKNLFETSGLESGELLAKLPFNRHLKKLIESKIADVCNISSSRYGGAITAGLFLNEFIRDEFKDKWLHIDIAGPAYVEKEWDVNSFGASGAGVRACTAFVEELLKKA; translated from the coding sequence ATGTTAAAAATCAAATTAGAAAAAAACGCTTTTGAAAACGCAAAAGCGGAATGCAGTTTAGTTTTTATTGTTAATAAGGATTTCAATCACGCTTGGGTCAAAAATAAAAAATTGCTAGAAACCTTTAAATACGAAGGCGAAGGCTCATTTTTAGACCAAGAAAATAAAATTCTGTATGTGGGTGTCAAAGAAGACGATGTGCATTTGTTAAGAGAGGGTGCATGTTTAGCCGTTCGCACCCTTAAAAAACTCGCTTTTAAAAGCGTTAAAGTGGGGGTTTATACTTGCGATACCCATTCCAAAGATAATGCGCTTTTAGAAAACTTGAAAGCGTTGTTTTTGGGCTTGAAATTAGGCATGTATGAATACGACACCTTTAAGTCCAACAAAAAAGAAAGCGTTTTGAAAGAAGTCATTGTCGCTTTAGAGTTGCACAAACCTTGCGAAAAAACTTGTGCAAATTCTTTAGAAAAGAGCGCTAAAGAAGCCCTAAAATACGCTGATATTATGACAGAAAGCTTGACTGTCGTTAGGGATCTAGTCAATACCCCCCCTATGATTGGCACCCCGGTTTATATGGCTGAAGTGGCGCAAAAAGTGGCTAAAGAAAGCAATCTAGAAATCCATGTCTATGATGAAAAATTTTTAGAAGAAAAGAAAATGAACGCCTTTTTGGCCGTCAATAAAGCCTCTCTTGGCGTCAATCCCCCCCGTTTGATCCATCTAGTCTATAAACCTAAAAAAGCGAAGAAAAAAATCGCTTTAGTGGGTAAGGGCTTGACTTATGATTGCGGAGGTTTGAGTTTGAAGCCGGCCGATTACATGGTTACCATGAAAGCGGATAAAGGCGGTGGCTCTGCGGTGATTGGGCTTTTAAATGCGCTTTCTAAACTAAGCGTGGAAGCTGAAGTGCATGGCATTATTGGTGCTACAGAAAACATGATAGGTCCGGCCGCTTATAAGCCTGATGATATTTTGATCTCCAAAGAAGGCAAAAGCATAGAAGTTCGCAATACCGATGCTGAAGGGCGTTTGGTTTTAGCGGATTGTTTGAGCTACGCTCAAGATTTAAACCCTGATGTGATCGTGGATTTTGCGACTCTCACTGGGGCATGCGTTGTGGGATTAGGCGAATTCACTTCAGCGATCATGGGGCATAATGAAGAATTAAAAAACCTCTTTGAAACTTCAGGGCTAGAGTCCGGTGAATTATTGGCCAAACTCCCCTTTAACCGCCACTTAAAGAAATTGATTGAGTCTAAAATCGCTGATGTGTGCAATATTTCTTCTTCACGCTATGGCGGTGCGATCACAGCGGGCTTGTTTTTGAATGAATTTATTAGAGATGAGTTTAAAGATAAGTGGTTGCACATTGACATTGCAGGCCCTGCTTATGTGGAAAAAGAATGGGATGTGAATAGTTTTGGAGCGAGTGGGGCTGGTGTGAGGGCATGCACAGCTTTTGTAGAAGAGCTTTTGAAAAAGGCTTGA